From one Sphingomonas xanthus genomic stretch:
- the ftsZ gene encoding cell division protein FtsZ has product MSIDFIRPEVDELRPRISVIGVGGAGGNAIANMIRSDVQGVEFLVANTDAQALNASAADQRIQLGLKITQGLGAGSRPEIGRAAAEETIDEIEKALDGAHMCFIAAGMGGGTGTGAAPVIAKAARDRGILTVGVVTKPFAFEGSRRNRSAEAGIEELQKHVDTLIVIPNQNLFRLATSDTTFKEAFEMADEVLQQGVRGITDLMVMPGLINLDFADVRSVMGEMGKAMMGTGEASGDNRAIEAAEKAISNPLLDGVSMKGAKGVIISITGGEDMRLMEVDEAASHIKELVDPDANIIWGSAFNNDLDGKIRVSVVATGIEAEAAVQPTQGKVFTFPTASRVPAAAPAAAPAAATEPKLEAEEEPLELGDGEDGGDELLLGSDDILADPVIGTPIAPPDDETDVFAAPAAPIAEEAPKPTRETGTLFERMSGIARGAAQAKVDEEPSPGFRREPLDIPRFLNRQNNQ; this is encoded by the coding sequence ATGAGCATTGATTTTATCCGGCCGGAGGTCGACGAGCTTCGTCCGAGGATCAGTGTCATCGGCGTTGGCGGCGCGGGCGGAAACGCCATTGCCAACATGATCCGTTCCGACGTCCAGGGCGTTGAGTTCCTGGTTGCCAACACCGACGCCCAAGCGTTGAACGCGTCGGCGGCGGACCAGCGGATCCAGCTTGGTCTCAAGATCACCCAAGGCCTTGGCGCGGGCAGCCGGCCGGAAATCGGCCGGGCGGCCGCGGAAGAGACGATCGACGAGATCGAAAAGGCGCTCGACGGCGCTCATATGTGCTTCATCGCCGCCGGAATGGGCGGCGGCACCGGCACCGGGGCTGCGCCGGTGATCGCCAAGGCGGCGCGTGATCGCGGCATCCTCACGGTTGGCGTGGTCACCAAACCCTTTGCGTTCGAAGGATCGCGTCGCAACCGTTCCGCCGAAGCCGGGATCGAAGAACTGCAGAAGCATGTCGACACGCTGATCGTCATCCCTAACCAGAACCTGTTCCGCCTTGCCACGTCGGACACGACGTTCAAGGAAGCGTTCGAAATGGCCGACGAGGTGCTGCAGCAGGGCGTGCGCGGCATCACCGACCTGATGGTCATGCCTGGCCTCATCAACCTCGACTTCGCCGACGTGCGTTCGGTGATGGGCGAAATGGGCAAGGCGATGATGGGAACCGGCGAGGCGTCGGGCGACAATCGCGCGATCGAGGCCGCCGAAAAGGCGATTTCCAATCCGCTCCTGGACGGGGTCAGCATGAAGGGCGCCAAGGGAGTCATCATCTCGATCACCGGTGGCGAGGACATGCGCCTGATGGAAGTCGACGAGGCTGCCAGCCACATCAAGGAACTGGTCGACCCGGATGCCAACATCATCTGGGGCTCGGCCTTTAACAACGACCTCGACGGCAAGATTCGCGTGTCGGTGGTTGCGACCGGGATCGAAGCCGAAGCCGCGGTCCAGCCGACCCAGGGCAAGGTCTTCACCTTCCCGACCGCGTCGCGCGTACCCGCCGCCGCGCCTGCCGCCGCGCCTGCCGCCGCTACCGAGCCGAAGCTGGAAGCGGAAGAAGAACCGCTTGAACTGGGTGACGGCGAAGATGGCGGCGACGAGCTTTTGCTCGGCAGTGACGATATTCTTGCCGACCCGGTGATCGGGACGCCGATCGCACCGCCGGACGACGAAACCGACGTTTTCGCCGCCCCGGCAGCCCCGATCGCCGAAGAGGCGCCTAAGCCGACCCGCGAAACGGGGACCTTGTTCGAGCGCATGTCCGGCATCGCCCGCGGAGCGGCCCAGGCCAAGGTCGATGAAGAGCCTTCGCCAGGCTTCCGCCGCGAACCGCTCGACATTCCCCGCTTCCTCAACCGCCAGAACAATCAATAA
- a CDS encoding deoxyguanosinetriphosphate triphosphohydrolase, translating to MTLPKALAAHPETSRGRAFSEDDRGPRGPRNAFQRDRDRIVHSVAFRRLRHKTQVFVAPDGDHFRVRLTHSIEVAQIGRTMARALGLNEDLTEALCLAHDLGHPPFGHGGEDALDRTLSDAGGFDHNGHTLRILTALENPYPGFDGLNLCWETLEGLAKHNGPVAAPKWAMAEADAAFALDLQSWPSLEAQVAAIADDIAYDNHDIDDGLRSGILDLDALLELPFVQRHWAAIEQRHPGLSRERKLKALVRDGIGTMVGDVLEETRRRILDSGVASLDEVRSVGRQLAGFSPALQAEERQLKRHLYANLYDSGALRPIRLEAQRIVAALAAYYRDHREALPDGWTRGAGEQARLRAIGDYLAGMTDRFAIARHEELIGPVCLPDRF from the coding sequence ATGACACTTCCCAAGGCGTTGGCCGCGCATCCCGAGACGTCGCGCGGCCGGGCCTTCAGCGAAGACGATCGCGGTCCGCGCGGTCCGCGAAATGCGTTCCAGCGCGATCGCGACCGGATTGTCCACAGTGTCGCCTTCCGCCGGCTGCGCCACAAGACCCAGGTGTTCGTCGCCCCCGACGGGGACCATTTCCGCGTGCGCCTGACTCACTCAATCGAGGTCGCCCAGATCGGCCGGACCATGGCTCGCGCTCTCGGCCTAAATGAAGATCTGACCGAGGCATTGTGCCTTGCCCATGACCTTGGTCATCCGCCCTTCGGGCATGGCGGGGAGGATGCGCTCGACCGGACTCTGTCCGATGCCGGCGGGTTCGACCATAATGGCCATACGCTTAGGATCCTGACCGCGCTGGAAAACCCCTATCCGGGCTTCGACGGGCTCAACCTGTGCTGGGAAACGCTCGAAGGCCTGGCCAAGCATAATGGCCCGGTCGCGGCGCCCAAATGGGCGATGGCCGAAGCCGATGCCGCCTTTGCCCTCGACCTGCAAAGCTGGCCTAGCCTGGAAGCCCAGGTCGCCGCGATTGCCGATGATATTGCCTATGACAATCACGACATCGACGACGGACTTCGCTCGGGCATCCTCGACCTCGACGCCTTGCTCGAACTGCCCTTCGTCCAGCGCCATTGGGCGGCGATCGAGCAGCGGCATCCCGGACTTTCCCGCGAAAGGAAGCTGAAGGCGCTGGTGCGCGATGGCATCGGCACGATGGTTGGCGACGTGCTTGAAGAAACCCGGCGCCGGATCCTCGATTCGGGCGTGGCGTCGCTCGACGAAGTGCGTTCGGTGGGCCGGCAACTGGCCGGTTTCTCCCCCGCGCTCCAGGCCGAAGAGCGCCAGCTGAAACGCCACCTGTACGCCAACCTCTACGATAGCGGAGCCCTTCGGCCGATCCGCCTTGAAGCGCAGCGGATCGTCGCCGCGCTTGCAGCCTATTACCGGGACCATCGCGAAGCGCTTCCCGACGGCTGGACGCGCGGCGCGGGCGAGCAGGCACGGCTTCGGGCGATCGGCGACTATCTCGCCGGCATGACCGACCGATTTGCGATCGCGAGGCACGAGGAATTGATCGGACCGGTCTGTCTTCCGGACCGTTTCTGA
- a CDS encoding SPOR domain-containing protein encodes MLKQGHKRARRWAVPLAVALSVAAAPPAIAAAPESPASALSRHIRVLATSPRDFNALVGAGRAALDLGDVQAAAGFYGRAEEVNPNAPAAKAGLGAAMAQMGDADGAIFYFNQATRLGAQPLTLALDRGLARDLNGDLGGAQSDYRLAINSLGSDEARRRLALSLAIARDRKGALDALQPLLNRRDPAAQRTRAFVLALLGDQAGAAQAIEAVMPGGSAQFAPFFRFLPALSIGEKAAAVHLGIFPENAAARVAANVTTPAAPAVGTARAASPPPAPVAAPVRVATREPVAASPSPSFSLPSSTSGASPSFSLPSANRAASTEPRLAQNDPPEPIVQTGEVTGESSNLVGIDKVLATIAEASPPPPPAPEPKVEAPPPPKPKVEKSKPDAAAVRAAKIAADKKAAEKKERDAKLAAEKKEREEAARLGVKGTYWVQLAGGSNQDRMSNEYRKLSAKAGSLLKSRSGYVTEGKEYFRLLVGPFDNKSDSQAFVNRLAKEGVDGFSWTRTPTQIKIEKLKS; translated from the coding sequence ATGCTGAAACAAGGACATAAGCGTGCACGCCGCTGGGCAGTGCCCTTGGCCGTGGCATTGTCGGTCGCGGCGGCCCCTCCGGCGATTGCTGCAGCGCCTGAATCTCCAGCGTCCGCCTTGTCACGCCATATCCGGGTGCTGGCGACCAGTCCGCGCGATTTCAACGCGTTGGTCGGCGCCGGTCGCGCCGCGCTGGACCTTGGTGACGTACAGGCCGCGGCGGGCTTTTACGGCCGCGCCGAAGAGGTCAATCCCAACGCCCCGGCGGCCAAAGCTGGCCTGGGCGCGGCGATGGCCCAGATGGGCGATGCCGACGGCGCCATCTTCTATTTCAACCAGGCGACCCGCCTGGGGGCGCAGCCGCTGACCCTCGCGCTCGACCGGGGCCTCGCACGCGACCTCAATGGCGACCTTGGCGGCGCCCAGTCGGACTATCGGCTGGCGATCAATTCGCTGGGCTCCGACGAAGCTCGCCGCCGGTTGGCCCTCAGCCTTGCCATCGCGCGCGATCGCAAGGGCGCGCTCGACGCACTGCAACCCCTCCTCAATCGCCGTGATCCGGCGGCGCAAAGGACCAGGGCATTCGTATTGGCGCTGTTGGGCGACCAGGCGGGCGCGGCTCAGGCGATCGAGGCCGTCATGCCCGGCGGTTCGGCCCAGTTCGCGCCCTTCTTCCGCTTCCTGCCTGCCCTTAGCATCGGGGAGAAGGCGGCGGCCGTCCACCTCGGCATCTTCCCCGAAAACGCTGCAGCCAGGGTTGCAGCCAATGTCACAACTCCGGCTGCGCCGGCCGTCGGCACCGCAAGGGCTGCATCGCCGCCGCCTGCGCCGGTGGCGGCACCCGTTCGCGTTGCAACCCGCGAGCCGGTTGCGGCCTCCCCCTCGCCGTCATTCTCGCTACCGTCATCGACGTCCGGCGCATCCCCGTCTTTTAGCCTGCCGTCGGCGAACCGCGCCGCGTCGACGGAACCCAGATTGGCGCAGAACGACCCGCCCGAACCGATCGTCCAGACCGGCGAAGTGACCGGCGAGTCCAGCAATCTCGTCGGGATCGACAAGGTGCTGGCGACGATCGCCGAGGCCTCGCCTCCTCCGCCGCCCGCGCCCGAACCCAAGGTTGAAGCGCCGCCGCCCCCTAAGCCCAAGGTCGAAAAATCGAAGCCCGATGCGGCTGCCGTTCGAGCGGCCAAGATTGCAGCGGACAAAAAGGCCGCAGAAAAGAAGGAACGCGACGCCAAGCTCGCTGCCGAGAAGAAGGAGCGGGAGGAGGCTGCCAGGCTTGGGGTCAAGGGCACCTATTGGGTCCAGCTTGCTGGGGGATCCAACCAGGACCGCATGTCCAACGAATATCGGAAATTGTCGGCCAAGGCCGGGTCGCTGCTGAAGTCGCGCAGTGGATATGTCACCGAGGGCAAGGAATATTTCCGCTTGCTGGTCGGTCCATTCGACAACAAGTCCGACAGCCAGGCCTTTGTGAATCGTCTTGCCAAGGAAGGCGTCGATGGCTTTAGCTGGACCCGCACCCCGACGCAGATCAAGATTGAGAAATTGAAAAGCTGA